The nucleotide window CACGGAATATGAAATTAAAATGATCAATGAATAGGTTAAAGATGTACCATGTCTGATGAACCCGACCTTGTTCATAGATCTAGACAACCTTATGATCTTTCTGCAGCAAATGAGGCAAATCCACACAATATCCAGACTTCACCAGGAAGCTTTTGGTCTGGTTCTCATGAAAAATGTTGCATTTCTTGAGTCCCAAAATTTTAACCAAGTCATAGTCAGATTCCTGCAATCGAACATTAAATAAAACATGCTTCAGTGGAAATAAACCATTTAACTTGCATGATACAATCTCAGACAATTTGTAAAAGCCATTTCCAACTGTACATATGAGAACCCTACAATAGCATCTGCATGTAGAATTACTTCTCAGACCTGCAATTGACATTTTTACAAGTGTCTGAAGATTTCTAGTAGCACACCTCAAACTTTGAAAGCTTTGAACAGTAGATGAGCCTTGACAATGCCATCAACAAGAACTTCAAAAAATGGCCTTCACCCTCCAAGAATAGacatcatatcaagtttgttctTTTGCTGTATATGAGTGCCCAAATTTGGAATATGCCTTGAAGAAAATGAAACTTGAATATATCATCAACCAACACATCACAATAAAAGGCTCTTCAGATACATAATGATCCTGCAGCATACTGCCTTTGTGCCGATTTCTGCAGGCTTTTTAAACTTTATGAAGCTGACAGAAAACTTTGTTGTGTAGAAAACAATCAGAACATCTCAGAAAGGCTTTCTTGTATTTGAGACAGGTGACGAGTGAGAAGCCAGAGCAGGGGTAGAGGTGTCCGGGCACCCATTGACACGGGATCAAAGAACCTTACACCCAAAGTTATGGTTATTTTCACAACTCGaatcctaatcacttacatcacaaAAGAATAATCTCACTATGACGCAAAAACGCACCCTCTAAGCAAAAGCAGAGGAATATAACACAAATTAATTGCCACATCAttatattttgaaataaaaattatttattcaaGTGTAACAGAGCCAGCTCCGATGAGATCTGAGCCAATACAAAGGAGCTGCCTAGGAAGAGCTCGGCTAGAATCCCACAGAAACAATATCTCTTCCATACCCAGCCATACAATGTGCAGTTTGGTTGACTTGTGGTATGTTTGGTATATCAAGTCAAAATCTGTGCCACGACTTAGACCAATGACATTGTATCACTGTCTCTTCCGTCGCAATTTGGATAATGCATCAGCCAAGAGTGTTCCTCCTATCTCCAATTTTCAGATAATCGATACTCCGCTCATGTTCAAGATCTCTAGATAATTCCTGCACCAAGCAAAGTTCTTCAATTTGAAATTTAGAACATAGAAGAACACTGAGTCCAGATGGCAGATCACTCCAGAATAGAAATTTTGATCAACTGATGGAAAACATTATAGTTAAAAATACCATCCAATACAACTGAAGTAAGGTAATCTatgtaatataatttatttttaagtacCATGTTCAACAGAAATATATAAGAACAAGTATTGATTAAGCACTTAACTCAccctctatgttgactataatcaaGCTGAGCTTACTTCTCCACTTCTTTTGGTAAAACAGCCTTCCCTAAATAAACTTGCCGCATCTCTTCCCTCCATATCTGCAGGTATGGTGTTTATCGAACAAATACAGCAGGATGATATATTTGGATGGATAAATGGATAGGCAAACAACATAATTAAGAATCAGGGTGGAGTTACTACCATGTCACGAAATTCAAGTCGGATATGAGGCACATTTGTCTTATGGATATCATTCCCATCAGGACCTCTCCTATAGTAATTCTTCCCAATCCAATGCGACTACAAAAAACAAATCAACACATTAATAATATCAACTGAAACATCCAACATGGTAGTAACTGGCACTCCCTTTCATATTCACATTGCAAGCCTCAGTTGATGTGTTGAAACATATTCCTACCTTGAGAGCATGGGAAAAACCAGACTGGTAAACAGAATTTCTGGCAATTTCACACAAGTCACATGAGCTTAGCTTCCACACCTGTAAAAGAATAAGCAACATATCAGGAAAGCATCTGGAATATTTCAAATGGAGTGAGGCAGAATGAATGGATTACCGAAGCTGCAATACTGTACTCCTCCACCAAGGGTTCTTTTGTAAGGTGGATTTGTAGAGGGTCATCCGTTGAAAGAGAAACATTTAGACCTCTGTGGAAGAACATTGGCAAAGGATTTCGATGATAATCAAGAAACAAAGAGTTGTTGCTTAGAGGAGACATTGCCAAACCAATCTGATAGCAAAAGTTTAGCTCAATATTAGTTTGGTACATGCAGACAAATACTAGAACATAGTATAGCAAACTTTCTCCTCTGCAGTACAAATCCCAACAGCGAGTCTGAGAAGAAAAACATGGAAAACCTCGACTAAATCTAATTAGCCTCAATTACCTGAGCAAGATAATACAAGTACTGAAGGACTGGGGACTTTCTTAGATTGATCCCATGAGCAATATTATGAGCACACAGAAAAGTTGCAGCAAGGTGGTCAATGTCACCAGCCTGCAGATAACCAACATCAGTGGTTACATGCTTTTTATGTAAAAGTGATAAATTAACTGGTCCACAATAACATATACCTCTCCAGAATGAGGACGGAATTTGATGGTTGTCATGCCTTTTGACTCACGAAGCTGAAAGCGTAAATGgcaagggaaaaaaaaatcaaattgggAACAAGATGCAAGTTTTGAATGCGAGGATACATGGGTATATTATCTatatggaactataaataataaaatgtcaTCCAATTTCTTCTAGTTACGCAAAATAACCATTTTTTCTAAGAGAGGAGAATGGAAATATAACAAGAACCTTGTTCAGTGTGTACAGGTTAGCATAACAATAATATGCATAATACGAGAATGCAGGGTTAAAGACATTCGTCCATTGAGCTGGTGTCGGCATATGCTTTGTTGGACGTCTTTCAGGTTTGCTTTCATCATCCACCAAATCCAACCCCACAACCTGATAAACAGATAGCAGCAAATAATCATGATTTCCTGGAGGTCCaggaaataattattatattgaaaCCCTAAATATAAAggacaaagaagaaaaataatttcaGAAAGCCAGACTAGTCTGACCCTGAACTAGAATATGAGGGAAAATGAATCAATTCACGAGACATATTAAATGTCATACTCATGCCACAACCATTGGACAATGGCAACAAAAAATGCCTTGCCccaaaaaaataatcttaatttgAAGCTAAGCAGAAGTTTTGTTCTGAGATAATATATTTCTGATCAAGTTTATGGGACTGTCAATATTGTAGGTTATCGATCAAGGGTAACATAAAAGGGAATGCTCATGTAAAATCTTACTAACTACAGTAATGCACCACCCACCATACCACAAGGACAATGCCAACCCTAACAAACAAAGCTATATCAAACAAAAAGTTAACATGTCAAGAGCGAAAAGCGATAAAACAAACAAGTACCTGTTTTAAGAAAACATGTAACTGAGGGTGTGAATCTGGGTCAACTGTAacctcaaaaaggggaagaaaaatATTGTCAAGAAGGTTTTGAAATGATGTAACTATACCCATTTCCTTGTATACATTGTATAGCCGTGGAATCTGCAAAGGATAAACAGTTGATCGTACttcttaataatttaaaaattatgaacgGAATCAAGTAAAGATGAAGGTTAACCATATAGTTGTAAATAATATATCACCCAAATTATATTAAAACATAGGCCACTTAAGATGTCAAAAACTTGATTAGCACACTGCATAAATGATTTTTAGATCTCTGTGCATCATCTTGGAATTATTAACTTGTATAAAGCAAGCTATCAGCAATATAGCaactttaaaaaaatttgaatatatcAATGCAGACCAAGATGCTAAACCTTGTGATTCATGCCTGATAACTAATAAACTAAAACATCCATCCCAGCATCATTAGGCAGATATTATACAAGCTTATAAAAATTAAAGTCATGAATATGTTTCAAGGTGAATGGCACAAATCAAGTCAAATCCAAACTTTCAACCTCCACTTTCTTAAAAAACTAATATGTTAGTCCAAGTCAATCTCTCATACCATGCATGTCCTAGTGTATTGAAGAGTTGCTTGGGAGAATTTGTCTTATATGATTATAGCTCGAGTCATGAACTGAGTTTAGAAAACATTGCAACTATAAAGCTTCTCTATGCACATTGCATGTGGCTAGAGCTCTAGAGTCAGattcaaagaaaacaaaaagaacatgGTAATGTGTGTAACTTGAAAGATTGGTTCTTTTGAAACAAGGCAATATAAGTAATAAATGAGTAATAATGCCCTTTCAATTTTCACAATAACTATTTGCTTTCAGACCCAGCCTTcttaatgtcgagtttccttttttttcttgttactCCTATTTTTCTTCTAGATAACAAACAGAAGAACCACCTAACAATTACTCATTAAAGATTCGACAACTGGTCAGCCAGTGTCTAACCAAGATAATATTTAAGGCATGGATGAAATTTGAAACTGCACATTCTTCTCGGATATGTAAGGCAACATCATTAGCACCTAGAAAAAGGGGAAACGCAATGCTGATCACAACCAAGGTTGCAAAAGACATAAAATTAAGTTGAATAACTTGACTTCCGTCTTGTTCTAGTAACACCTTAATACATAGTTCAATACAAAATTGTACAAAGAAAAATACTAGTAGAGAGAGGTGGTAGCAACTACCTGAATTAACCAAACAACATTTTCACTGtacaattcattattcacaatccAACTAGCAAGTTGGTCCCACTCGCTTTGTTTCCTTCCATATATTGATAACCTATATTCAGCCATCTGAAAGAACATGATGAGGATAGATCTAAGGGTAAAAAAGATCATGCATCAAACGAAACTGATATATTATGTTGCAAAGTACTTAAAGTAGCTTCCTCCCCCAACACTGCAGTGAAAGGAGTCTCATAGCTCTCTCTATGTGTTTTTCTAACGAAATAGTGTAACAAATTTTTTTTACATTCATTCGGATTTTAAAAAAGATACGAAGCAGCATAACACAGGAAACTATCCAGAAGAACATGTATGAACAAGGATGCAGTCATGCATGTATCACTAGTTCATGTATGCAAGAAATTAGGGATGCATGTATCACTAGTTCATGTATGCAAGTAAAACTAGTTCATGTATGCAAGAGATTAGGGATGCAAATACTATTCCTGGTTAACAAAAAAATTGTCATATAATAATGAATCAGAGTTCAAGATCTGTTATAGCAAACCACCTGGTATTTACTAGCAGCAAGGTCACAAAAAACTTGTTTTGTCAGCTCAGCCAGGAAACGCCCTAGTATAAGGACAATATAAAGTGTGTAAGTTACAATATAAAGTCTGCATCAAGTATTAGGGATCTACTTTACTGAAATCATGTAAGCATCAAACATGACTCAACCAATATATCAAATATAAATAAAGTAATTGAGATCTTAAATCAAACTTAGCTAGGCTAGAATTGCACTAAAATAAATTGTGGCCAACAACAATGAATACCTTGTATGAGATTATCCTGCTTCAGAAAAATCTCCCTTAGCCTACTTTGGCCACAAGGATTGTATTTAAGGTTAAACTTGTCAAAACGATGAAATGTGCTCTTGTCTGCATGGACATCTAAGAGATCGACATTAAGATCATACCTGTCTCACAAGACAAAAAACATGTTCTTGTTAATTGTATAACAAGAAAAGGCTTGAAAATAGAAACTGGTAGTAGACATAGTACCCAGTCAAGTCCAAACTCTCAAAAACCTCCTTTAGTGTCATATACGTTCCATCTCTAAAAATCACAACCTAGAACAAACCCGACTGAGAAATCAAATTCAATTTAACAATAAGGCAGTCTAAGTTTCCAACTATTCACAACAGGTCCTTTTTTTCCAGAAAGAACAGCATAAGAAGACAGCAAGAAGTTAACCTACAAACCTCATCAGGTTCTTTCCTCAACTTTGACTTTATAAATCTCAATAGATGCTTCTGGTTCATGCATGCTGAGTGATGAACATGGGTGTCAACTTTCCTGACATTGTAAAAATCACGATGTGGTGCACTTTTCTGTGCAAGAAATTCTCTATCCGCATTGAGCATCAAATGAAGATTAAATTTCTGCAAAGAGATATTGCATttaatatatcaaaaaaataaaacaagtaTAACCAATATCCAGCCATCAGGTCTTTATGAAGAAAATTGGATTGTACAATTGAACAGGTACCTTCTCAAAATAATGTACAACAAGGAAAAACATCAGTGTACCTGCTCAAGAAGAACCAGACGGTGATGGCATAATGTTCTGATATTTCCAGCTGCAATTACTCGGAGAATATGATGCAAGTCCGTAAAAAATGTTGTAGCAT belongs to Musa acuminata AAA Group cultivar baxijiao chromosome BXJ1-11, Cavendish_Baxijiao_AAA, whole genome shotgun sequence and includes:
- the LOC135585232 gene encoding AMP deaminase-like, yielding MDAYALHLAVAALVGASFVAVSAYYVHRKTLGQLLEFARAVEKERGRDRRGDDDDEPKRGLLRRGRYGYRRSGSGSDRRGWGSASLPDVMAATALDGEEVEEEEEEEEEAAAAELDSRGFPIPVGLPRLQTVPEGNVQSLHGISNKRGGHGIRSTSKSPVASASAFESQEGSEEEDNLPNDSKLDNAYLHANGIIGEEGKSLYQALPDHIAVNGDPKSLTASSMIRSHSVSGDLHGVPPDPVAADILRKEPEQETFVRLKITPTETPSADEAEVYKILQNCLELRETYVFREERAPWEKEVITDPSTPKANPNPFFYMPEQKTNHVFCMVDGVVHVYACKDSKERLFPVADATTFFTDLHHILRVIAAGNIRTLCHHRLVLLEQKFNLHLMLNADREFLAQKSAPHRDFYNVRKVDTHVHHSACMNQKHLLRFIKSKLRKEPDEVVIFRDGTYMTLKEVFESLDLTGYDLNVDLLDVHADKSTFHRFDKFNLKYNPCGQSRLREIFLKQDNLIQGRFLAELTKQVFCDLAASKYQMAEYRLSIYGRKQSEWDQLASWIVNNELYSENVVWLIQIPRLYNVYKEMGIVTSFQNLLDNIFLPLFEVTVDPDSHPQLHVFLKQVVGLDLVDDESKPERRPTKHMPTPAQWTNVFNPAFSYYAYYCYANLYTLNKLRESKGMTTIKFRPHSGEAGDIDHLAATFLCAHNIAHGINLRKSPVLQYLYYLAQIGLAMSPLSNNSLFLDYHRNPLPMFFHRGLNVSLSTDDPLQIHLTKEPLVEEYSIAASVWKLSSCDLCEIARNSVYQSGFSHALKSHWIGKNYYRRGPDGNDIHKTNVPHIRLEFRDMIWREEMRQVYLGKAVLPKEVEK